In Gorilla gorilla gorilla isolate KB3781 chromosome 12, NHGRI_mGorGor1-v2.1_pri, whole genome shotgun sequence, the following are encoded in one genomic region:
- the LYG2 gene encoding lysozyme g-like protein 2: MLSSMVFWGLIALIGTSRGSYPFTHSMKPHLHPRLYHGCYGDIMTMKTSGATCDANSVMNCGIRGSEMFAEMDLRAIKPYQTLIKEVGQRHCVDPAVIAAIISRESHGGSVLQDGWDHRGLKFGLMQLDKQTYHPVGAWDSKEHLSQATGILTERIKAIQKKFPTWSVAQHLKGGLSAFKSGIEAIATPSDIDNDFVNDIIARAKFYKRQSF, translated from the exons ATGTTATCCTCCATGGTGTTTTGGGGACTAATTGCCCTCATTG GCACTTCCAGGGGCTCGTACCCCTTCACTCACTCAATGAAGCCTCACCTACATCCACGCCTGTACCATGGCTGCTACGGGGACATCATGACCATGAAGACCTCTGGGGCCACTTGTGATGCAAACAGTGTGATGAACTGCG GGATCCGTGGTTCTGAAATGTTTGCTGAGATGGATTTGAGGGCCATAAAACCTTACCAGACTCTGATTAAAGAAGTCGGGCAGAGACACTGCGTGGACCCTGCTGTCATCGCAGCCATCATCTCCAGAGAAAGCCATGGCGGATCTGTCCTGCAAGacggctgggaccacaggggacTTAAATTTGGCTTGATGCAG CTTGATAAACAAACGTACCACCCTGTCGGTGCCTGGGACAGCAAAGAGCACCTTTCACAGGCTACTGGGATTCTAACAGAGAGAATTAAGGCAATCCAGAAAAAATTCCCCACGTGGAGTGTTGCTCAGCACCTCAAAG GTGGTCTCTCAGCTTTTAAGTCAGGAATTGAAGCGATTGCCACCCCATCGGACATAGACAATGACTTCGTCAATGATATCATTGCTCGAGCTAAGTTCTATAAAAGACAAAGCTTCTAG